Proteins from a single region of Kineosporia corallincola:
- a CDS encoding GlsB/YeaQ/YmgE family stress response membrane protein, whose amino-acid sequence MTVAGIVSAIIVGLIIGALGRLVVPGKQNVPIWLTIVIGIVAALIGTAIVGPLRDTDGIDWIELLTQVVLAAVGVALASNFRSGRSIR is encoded by the coding sequence ATGACCGTCGCCGGCATTGTTTCCGCGATCATCGTCGGGTTGATCATCGGTGCCCTGGGGCGTCTTGTCGTCCCCGGCAAGCAGAACGTCCCGATCTGGCTGACCATCGTGATCGGTATCGTCGCCGCGCTGATCGGGACCGCCATCGTCGGCCCGCTGCGTGACACGGACGGCATCGACTGGATCGAGCTGCTCACCCAGGTCGTGCTGGCGGCCGTCGGCGTCGCCCTGGCCTCGAACTTCCGGTCGGGCCG
- a CDS encoding GntR family transcriptional regulator, which yields MSLAADDPRPPYIQVADALRKDIAGGSLEPGQRLRSIRDLAQRFEVAQMTITNALRLLRDEGLIETTPNRGSFVARSQPIPTDDIGSLTQEVRSLREDVQRLSERLQALEIHD from the coding sequence ATGAGCCTGGCTGCCGATGACCCCCGACCGCCCTACATCCAGGTCGCCGATGCATTGCGGAAAGACATCGCCGGCGGCTCCCTTGAGCCAGGTCAGCGGTTGCGCTCCATCCGCGATCTCGCCCAACGATTTGAAGTTGCTCAGATGACCATCACGAACGCCTTGCGCCTACTGCGGGATGAAGGCCTGATCGAAACCACTCCGAACCGAGGAAGTTTCGTGGCCCGGAGCCAACCCATCCCAACCGACGACATCGGGTCGTTGACCCAAGAGGTCCGCTCCCTCAGAGAGGACGTTCAGCGACTCTCGGAGCGACTTCAGGCCCTCGAAATCCACGACTAA
- a CDS encoding aminoglycoside phosphotransferase family protein, whose protein sequence is MHDDEVAITEETAKGLIFQQFPAWTDLPVQLLDAIGTENTIVRIGDDLAARFPRRPTTQARLEAEARALGSLAEHVTSPRPVALGRPGPGFPQPWSVQTWLPGTPASDDETVHSSHDLARDLAALINTLREIDTQGRTFDRAGRGGDLLRHDAWVDTCLRRSAGLLDVHHLRELWTHLRDLPREAPDTMSHGDLIPGNILVSDGRFTGVLDGGGFGPADPALDLIVGWHLLDHEPRETFWAAMDVSDLDRERSQAWALEQSMGLVWYYAQTNPAMSRMGRRTLDRLMSARGR, encoded by the coding sequence ATGCATGACGACGAGGTGGCCATTACCGAAGAGACCGCCAAAGGCCTTATCTTTCAGCAATTCCCGGCCTGGACAGACCTCCCGGTACAGCTCCTCGACGCAATCGGCACAGAGAACACGATCGTCCGGATCGGCGACGACCTGGCCGCCCGTTTCCCCCGTCGTCCCACCACCCAGGCGCGCCTGGAGGCCGAGGCGCGGGCCCTCGGCAGCCTCGCCGAGCACGTCACGTCCCCGCGTCCCGTCGCCCTCGGCCGCCCCGGCCCCGGCTTCCCCCAGCCCTGGAGCGTGCAGACCTGGCTGCCCGGCACGCCCGCCTCCGACGACGAAACTGTGCACTCCTCACACGATCTCGCCCGTGACCTGGCCGCCCTGATCAACACCCTGCGCGAGATCGACACCCAGGGGCGGACCTTCGACCGCGCCGGACGAGGCGGCGACCTGCTCCGTCACGACGCCTGGGTGGACACCTGCCTGCGGCGCAGCGCGGGTCTCCTCGACGTCCACCATTTACGAGAACTCTGGACGCACCTGCGTGACCTGCCCCGCGAAGCCCCCGACACGATGTCCCACGGCGACCTGATCCCCGGCAACATCCTGGTGTCGGACGGACGGTTCACCGGGGTGCTCGACGGCGGCGGCTTCGGCCCGGCCGACCCGGCCCTGGACCTGATCGTCGGATGGCATCTGCTCGACCACGAGCCGCGCGAAACCTTCTGGGCAGCAATGGATGTCAGCGACCTTGACCGGGAACGCAGCCAGGCCTGGGCCCTCGAGCAGTCGATGGGGCTGGTCTGGTACTACGCGCAGACCAACCCGGCGATGAGCCGGATGGGACGACGCACGCTGGACCGCCTGATGTCGGCGCGCGGCCGCTGA
- a CDS encoding RRQRL motif-containing zinc-binding protein produces MPVQMSPDVAEALARAVAGIGGPVGVTLDHRAVPIGSGEWVTYRYGLAPAGLATLRQLSALGLRPGGCVPVAALARPKGRWVAYLYAVSTARPKRAMTPAKWAALARANRARRICPTCGADAGYVIPQRLGECVECHYGPAETICESDQFGKVA; encoded by the coding sequence ATGCCGGTGCAGATGAGCCCTGACGTGGCCGAGGCCCTGGCCCGGGCGGTCGCCGGGATCGGTGGCCCGGTCGGGGTGACGCTCGACCACCGGGCGGTGCCGATCGGGTCGGGCGAGTGGGTCACCTACCGGTACGGCCTGGCGCCGGCCGGGCTGGCCACCTTGCGGCAGCTGTCGGCGTTAGGCCTGCGTCCGGGTGGGTGCGTGCCGGTAGCGGCGCTGGCTCGTCCGAAGGGCCGGTGGGTGGCCTACCTGTACGCGGTGAGCACGGCGCGCCCGAAGCGGGCGATGACGCCGGCGAAGTGGGCGGCATTGGCCCGGGCGAACCGGGCGCGGCGGATCTGCCCGACCTGCGGGGCCGATGCCGGGTACGTGATTCCGCAGCGTCTGGGTGAGTGCGTGGAGTGCCACTACGGACCGGCCGAAACCATTTGTGAGAGCGACCAATTCGGGAAGGTGGCTTGA
- a CDS encoding NUDIX domain-containing protein — MRRSERDIFARLAGAQEALTAAAELPAWDAGRVLSADSSLHSGIGLHVSGRELGFQLAARLLPQTLCRRDYTTIQGGFEGSPGRVVHFTDWYGTFGGQALNLTVSWNRPLVESELPAQELAAGVAAGWADPQNDPAEIDWSARQARALIPFSVSDDGRPCIPGPSTGIHRGRHQMGRWGESAMADALVTADLGDGQRWLLLVERADGNGWAMPGGGIEPGESPAEAAQRELVEESDLRLPASFFEAGQPQLVPDPRASDEAWAVTVVCRTHMDRQALIDRGVARLPEVHGADDARRAVWLPANTYVELTQALARDADGGRVFAAHVDILTAALG, encoded by the coding sequence GTGAGGCGTTCGGAGCGTGACATTTTCGCGCGGCTCGCCGGGGCGCAGGAGGCGCTGACCGCGGCCGCGGAACTGCCGGCGTGGGACGCCGGCAGGGTCCTGTCGGCTGACAGCAGCCTGCACAGCGGGATCGGCCTGCACGTGAGCGGTCGTGAGCTGGGCTTTCAGCTCGCGGCGCGGCTGCTGCCGCAGACCCTGTGCCGCCGCGATTACACGACCATCCAAGGGGGTTTCGAGGGTTCGCCCGGGCGAGTGGTGCACTTCACGGACTGGTACGGCACGTTCGGCGGACAGGCTCTGAACCTGACGGTGTCGTGGAACAGGCCACTGGTCGAGTCGGAACTGCCGGCGCAGGAACTGGCCGCGGGTGTTGCGGCGGGGTGGGCTGACCCGCAGAACGACCCGGCCGAGATCGACTGGTCGGCACGGCAGGCCCGGGCACTGATCCCGTTCTCCGTGTCCGACGACGGCCGGCCGTGCATTCCCGGGCCGAGCACGGGCATTCACCGGGGGCGTCATCAGATGGGCCGCTGGGGTGAGTCGGCGATGGCCGATGCGCTGGTCACGGCCGATCTGGGTGACGGGCAGCGGTGGCTGCTGCTGGTCGAGCGGGCCGACGGCAACGGGTGGGCGATGCCTGGCGGCGGGATCGAGCCGGGTGAGAGCCCGGCCGAGGCCGCGCAGCGGGAACTGGTCGAGGAGAGCGACCTGCGTCTGCCCGCGTCGTTCTTCGAGGCCGGGCAGCCGCAGCTGGTGCCGGACCCGCGTGCCTCGGACGAGGCGTGGGCCGTGACCGTCGTGTGCCGCACCCACATGGACCGGCAGGCCCTGATCGACCGGGGCGTGGCCCGTCTGCCCGAGGTGCACGGCGCCGACGACGCCCGGCGCGCGGTCTGGCTGCCGGCCAACACGTACGTCGAGCTCACGCAGGCCCTGGCCCGCGACGCCGACGGAGGGCGCGTGTTCGCCGCCCACGTCGACATCCTCACCGCCGCTCTCGGCTGA
- a CDS encoding DUF2637 domain-containing protein, protein MHDAIITQHTTEHTTEHVIENVTGAAAPVDGALARQAQRLALWARIVLVPVAVIGAVLSYRSLYKAALPTFGPQLAAGFPLLVDLLILGASLQYVAGAKVGRPMNGWRLTAHLGVAGTLVLNALAAHELGEVPWHVTAPAVWAVLVELTGKQVLGQWKAVHHGQRAAIAVSLWLSAPIESARTRLLMARTGLVDATVARIQVGTVAAAREALLLSLPRRASARRDARRVRRVVNRQLRAGSLPPAAVLGAVGWNGDLRSDLTPENILRAVVQNILHPVAPAPAAASVELGSAVGAVAGPDEAEARTERAVIANALRERHPQWPAETIDATAADMTPGEALPTPAPQVSAASGAEASGEADAEVDVEVDTVLDIVPDEIPGEVDVPEAAVASRPVRRAGRTTSTRVRVQELRAKHPQWSAQQIAERVGVTDRTARRYLAEDNENAA, encoded by the coding sequence ATGCACGACGCCATCATCACCCAGCACACGACCGAACACACGACCGAGCACGTGATCGAGAATGTGACCGGCGCGGCCGCCCCGGTGGACGGGGCGCTGGCGCGGCAGGCGCAGCGGCTGGCGCTGTGGGCGCGGATCGTGCTGGTGCCGGTCGCGGTGATCGGGGCGGTGCTGTCGTACCGGAGCCTGTACAAGGCGGCTCTTCCCACCTTCGGCCCGCAGTTGGCGGCGGGGTTCCCGCTGTTGGTCGACCTGCTGATCCTGGGTGCCTCGCTTCAGTACGTGGCCGGCGCCAAGGTCGGGCGGCCGATGAACGGGTGGCGGCTGACCGCTCATCTGGGCGTGGCCGGCACGCTGGTGCTGAATGCGCTGGCCGCGCACGAGCTGGGTGAGGTGCCCTGGCACGTGACGGCGCCGGCGGTGTGGGCGGTGCTGGTCGAGCTGACCGGTAAGCAGGTCCTCGGGCAGTGGAAGGCTGTTCACCACGGTCAGCGGGCGGCGATCGCGGTGTCGCTGTGGCTGTCGGCGCCGATCGAGTCGGCCCGCACACGGCTGCTGATGGCCCGCACCGGTCTGGTCGACGCGACGGTGGCCCGCATCCAGGTCGGGACGGTCGCGGCGGCGCGTGAGGCGCTGTTGCTGTCTCTGCCGCGCCGGGCCAGCGCCCGCCGCGATGCCCGGCGGGTGCGGCGGGTCGTGAACCGGCAGCTGCGCGCCGGGAGCCTGCCGCCGGCCGCTGTGCTGGGCGCGGTCGGCTGGAACGGCGACCTGCGCAGCGACCTGACCCCCGAGAACATCCTGCGCGCGGTGGTTCAGAACATCCTTCACCCCGTCGCCCCTGCTCCCGCCGCCGCCTCGGTGGAGCTGGGCAGCGCGGTCGGTGCGGTTGCCGGGCCGGACGAGGCCGAGGCGCGCACCGAGCGGGCCGTGATCGCCAACGCCCTGCGTGAGCGGCACCCGCAGTGGCCGGCCGAGACCATCGACGCGACCGCCGCCGACATGACGCCCGGCGAGGCGCTGCCGACGCCGGCGCCTCAGGTGTCGGCTGCCTCGGGTGCTGAGGCCTCCGGTGAGGCAGACGCCGAGGTGGACGTCGAGGTGGACACGGTGCTGGACATCGTCCCGGACGAGATCCCGGGCGAGGTAGACGTGCCGGAGGCCGCTGTGGCGTCGCGTCCGGTGCGGCGTGCGGGGCGCACGACCAGCACCCGTGTGCGGGTGCAGGAGCTGCGGGCCAAGCACCCGCAGTGGAGCGCGCAGCAGATCGCCGAGCGGGTGGGCGTGACCGACCGGACCGCGCGCCGCTACCTGGCCGAGGACAACGAGAACGCCGCGTAG
- a CDS encoding phosphatase PAP2 family protein — MAVCPAGWVPPSAGDNLYERAPERKSVAVKPVKQSSASGRDSGPGKPSRPRGGVVGQLLLVVGAYFAYSLGRTFASEDVTAAVRRGQEILRLDDELGFGWVLDVNHWALQHGALAVPLSMGYASLHYLVTPLVLIWLWRRHPSAYQSALFSLIVMSAMGLVVYITMPVAPPRLLPGFAWMDMLRVWSDYGWWGAGASAPRGFEHLTNQYAAVPSLHVGWAVWCAWAWRRSGGRFARRWGWLYPAGVAVTVVVTGNHYVLDVVTGLVVAGIACWVTPRLMARGRAYRAARRTRSASTTVDLSAADAPAEAPSEAVLVEASGGREAVG, encoded by the coding sequence ATGGCTGTGTGTCCTGCCGGGTGGGTTCCGCCGAGCGCCGGTGACAACCTTTACGAGCGCGCTCCGGAACGCAAAAGCGTTGCGGTTAAACCAGTTAAGCAGTCGTCGGCGTCCGGTCGGGATTCGGGCCCGGGCAAGCCGTCGCGTCCGCGAGGGGGTGTCGTCGGCCAGCTGCTGCTCGTTGTCGGTGCCTATTTCGCCTACTCCCTGGGGCGTACTTTCGCGTCCGAAGACGTCACGGCCGCGGTCCGGCGGGGGCAGGAGATCCTGCGCCTGGACGACGAACTCGGCTTCGGCTGGGTTCTCGACGTCAATCATTGGGCGTTGCAGCACGGTGCCCTTGCGGTGCCGCTGTCGATGGGTTATGCCAGCCTGCACTACCTGGTCACCCCGCTGGTGCTGATCTGGCTGTGGCGCCGGCACCCGTCCGCGTACCAGTCGGCCTTGTTCTCACTGATCGTGATGTCGGCGATGGGGCTGGTCGTCTACATCACCATGCCGGTGGCCCCGCCCCGGCTGCTGCCCGGCTTCGCCTGGATGGACATGCTCCGGGTCTGGTCGGACTACGGCTGGTGGGGCGCCGGGGCGAGCGCGCCCCGCGGCTTCGAGCACCTGACCAACCAGTACGCCGCCGTGCCGAGTCTGCACGTCGGCTGGGCGGTGTGGTGTGCCTGGGCCTGGCGCCGCAGCGGCGGCCGGTTCGCCCGGCGCTGGGGGTGGCTCTACCCGGCCGGTGTCGCGGTGACGGTCGTGGTGACGGGTAACCACTATGTGCTCGACGTCGTCACCGGGCTGGTCGTGGCGGGTATCGCCTGCTGGGTCACGCCGCGGCTGATGGCCCGCGGCCGTGCCTACCGGGCCGCGCGCCGCACTCGTTCGGCCTCCACGACGGTGGATCTGTCGGCCGCTGACGCACCGGCCGAGGCGCCGTCGGAAGCGGTGCTGGTGGAGGCGTCCGGAGGCCGCGAGGCGGTCGGCTGA
- a CDS encoding bifunctional DNA primase/polymerase: protein MRDPVALVFPVDLAPQSLDTDPSTVRPTPLEVTVNRASTLPSTRGTAGTTRRDQLVPAALAYAARGWHVFPLRVGDKRPAFPDHAADRCTGRDPRCRRAGRHVTWEERATTDPARIRAAWTSAPYGIGIATGPSGLLVIDLDQPKPDRGGAIERPPTEFDEPGITDGADVFAARCARAGHPAPLDTYTVSTGSGGTHLYFIAPTGPKAPELRCTAGHLGWLIDTRAHGGYVVAAPSTVAGRAYLADDPDAGAAPLPGWLADALTPAPLPAQVPAPINLRTGGAGGNERMRAYLESAMNGAVQAVHAAPGGQRNRAVYGAAVQLGQLVAGGALTAETVRAALLSAAITVGQSEAEAVRTIASGMRNGAGRPRYVPDSPASPARGRAA, encoded by the coding sequence ATGCGCGATCCCGTCGCCCTGGTCTTCCCCGTCGACCTGGCACCGCAATCCCTCGACACCGATCCGTCCACCGTCCGTCCCACACCTTTGGAGGTCACCGTGAACCGAGCGAGCACGCTCCCCTCGACCCGGGGCACCGCGGGCACCACCCGGCGCGATCAGTTGGTGCCGGCTGCGCTGGCCTATGCCGCACGAGGCTGGCACGTCTTCCCCCTGCGGGTGGGGGACAAGCGCCCCGCGTTCCCCGACCACGCTGCCGACCGGTGCACCGGCCGTGACCCGCGCTGCCGGCGTGCCGGGCGGCACGTGACCTGGGAGGAGAGGGCGACCACCGACCCGGCCCGGATCCGCGCGGCGTGGACGTCGGCCCCGTACGGCATCGGGATCGCCACCGGTCCCTCCGGGCTGCTGGTGATCGACCTCGACCAGCCCAAGCCCGACCGCGGCGGCGCGATTGAGCGCCCGCCGACGGAGTTCGACGAACCCGGGATCACCGATGGCGCAGATGTGTTCGCCGCACGGTGCGCGCGCGCCGGGCACCCCGCCCCGCTCGACACATACACCGTCAGCACCGGCAGTGGCGGCACCCACCTGTACTTCATCGCCCCCACTGGCCCCAAGGCGCCCGAACTGCGCTGCACCGCAGGACATCTGGGGTGGCTGATCGACACCCGCGCGCACGGCGGCTATGTGGTCGCGGCACCCTCGACTGTGGCCGGACGCGCCTACCTCGCAGACGACCCCGACGCCGGTGCTGCCCCGCTGCCCGGATGGCTGGCCGACGCTCTCACCCCGGCGCCGCTGCCCGCTCAGGTGCCGGCCCCGATCAACCTCCGGACCGGCGGTGCCGGTGGGAACGAGCGAATGCGCGCCTACCTCGAATCGGCGATGAACGGCGCGGTGCAGGCCGTGCATGCGGCGCCGGGCGGGCAGCGCAACCGGGCCGTGTACGGCGCCGCGGTTCAACTCGGGCAGCTCGTGGCCGGCGGCGCCCTGACGGCTGAGACCGTGCGTGCTGCGTTGCTGTCAGCAGCGATCACCGTCGGGCAATCCGAGGCCGAGGCCGTCCGAACGATCGCCTCGGGGATGCGCAACGGTGCCGGACGTCCTCGGTACGTGCCCGACAGCCCGGCCTCACCGGCCCGTGGGAGGGCGGCATGA
- a CDS encoding DUF3307 domain-containing protein, producing MMTDPTVFAAAFAALFAAHQVGDHWVQTDHEAVTKGKPGCAGHFACASHVVNLAVTKLVFLTVLMLATGLRPHVGFLALGLVIDGASHYWADRRHTLAWLADLIPGKSKFYRLGAPRPGHDDNPSIGTGAYALDQSWHIGWLFVAALIISA from the coding sequence ATGATGACCGATCCCACCGTGTTCGCTGCCGCCTTCGCCGCGCTGTTCGCCGCTCACCAGGTCGGGGACCACTGGGTCCAGACCGACCACGAGGCCGTGACCAAGGGCAAGCCCGGTTGCGCCGGCCACTTCGCGTGTGCCAGTCACGTGGTCAACCTGGCCGTGACGAAGCTGGTGTTCCTGACGGTGTTGATGCTGGCCACCGGGCTGCGCCCGCACGTCGGGTTCCTGGCCCTGGGTCTGGTGATCGACGGCGCCTCGCATTACTGGGCCGACCGCCGGCACACGCTCGCGTGGCTGGCTGACCTGATTCCGGGCAAGAGCAAGTTCTACCGCCTCGGCGCCCCGCGCCCGGGTCACGACGACAACCCGAGCATCGGCACCGGCGCCTACGCGCTGGATCAGTCCTGGCACATCGGATGGCTTTTCGTCGCCGCCCTGATCATCTCTGCCTGA
- a CDS encoding SLOG family protein — translation MSNLTTTTMATAENAVRVLVTGSRDWSDAEAITLHLEGLRYVAGRVQRPGLVVVHGACPTGADAIAAAWARAHDVPVEAHPAQWATHGRAAGPLRNRAMVTAGADVCVAFILNGSRGATGCADLAEAAGIPTYRITRPGRACGRPEESWEIRGGIAQGLSPRCGGAESLPCPRHGEEVR, via the coding sequence ATGAGCAACCTCACGACCACGACCATGGCGACGGCCGAGAACGCCGTACGCGTGCTGGTGACCGGTTCGCGCGACTGGAGTGACGCCGAGGCGATCACCCTGCATCTGGAGGGCCTGCGCTACGTCGCCGGTCGGGTTCAGCGGCCCGGTCTGGTCGTCGTGCACGGTGCCTGCCCCACCGGTGCCGACGCGATCGCCGCGGCGTGGGCTCGCGCCCACGACGTGCCGGTCGAGGCTCACCCGGCCCAGTGGGCCACTCACGGGCGGGCGGCCGGGCCGCTGCGCAACCGGGCGATGGTCACGGCCGGCGCTGACGTGTGTGTGGCGTTCATCCTGAACGGCTCCCGGGGTGCCACCGGGTGCGCCGATCTGGCCGAAGCGGCCGGCATCCCGACCTACCGCATCACGCGGCCGGGACGGGCGTGCGGGCGGCCCGAGGAGTCGTGGGAGATCCGCGGCGGCATCGCCCAGGGACTGTCCCCGCGCTGCGGGGGCGCCGAGTCGCTGCCGTGCCCGCGCCACGGAGAGGAGGTCCGCTGA
- a CDS encoding DUF6284 family protein: MQFREGDNWPPGPTRRELRAIEAEWPLIERELAVTDAESVIAANGREVSELDWARLRRAEAELNRISRDLFNLAGPLGGAA, translated from the coding sequence GTGCAGTTCAGAGAGGGTGATAACTGGCCACCGGGTCCGACCCGGCGTGAGCTTCGGGCGATCGAGGCCGAGTGGCCGTTGATCGAGCGGGAGCTGGCTGTCACGGACGCCGAGTCCGTGATCGCTGCGAACGGGCGTGAGGTCTCCGAGCTCGACTGGGCGCGGCTGCGTCGTGCCGAGGCCGAGCTGAACCGCATTTCGCGGGACCTCTTCAACCTGGCTGGTCCCTTGGGGGGTGCGGCGTGA
- a CDS encoding aldehyde dehydrogenase family protein gives MTTEAPLHRRFSAVDSALADLDRGTEVWGRTSLPARRLLLARVHALTATYAQDWVRACAGIKGLATDSPLVGEEWMSGPYATLNGLAALIDSLRALQAGRSPVEGHRFGTAPGGRVTVRVLPHDPVDRVVLGGYTADVWMPPGVTEQDVRDRAGRAQRETGRTGGVGAVLGAGNISSIPVLDALHELFTANRVVLVKLNPVTDPLLGVFQAIFRPLTELGVMRIVTGDAEVGDYLVKHPLVGHVHITGSRHTHDAIVFGPGPEGAARRQAGTPLLEKPITSELGGVSPAIVLPGRWSRADLRYQAENLAGQKLHNNGYNCVAAQVVVISSDWAQKNQFLAELRRALAAAPERVAYYPGSDRRMEAFRTAGPETGTQVETLAGGRVLLGPMDASGDPADLEDLFTTEVFGPGLTVVTLPGLGRDFLTAAVTLANDSLSGTLGACLIVHPASRRELGADFDTEVARLRYGCIGINVWIGVAFQLPNVPWGAFPGNELADVGSGIGTVHNALLLEQPERTVIRGPFRPAPRSLLSGELALTPPRPPWFVGNRTAHTTGAALTAFAARPGWDRLPRILFSALRG, from the coding sequence GTGACTACCGAGGCTCCCCTGCACCGGAGGTTCAGCGCCGTCGACTCCGCCCTGGCCGATCTGGACCGGGGCACCGAGGTCTGGGGGCGCACGTCGCTGCCCGCCAGACGGCTCCTGCTGGCCCGTGTGCACGCCCTCACCGCCACCTACGCCCAGGACTGGGTGCGGGCCTGCGCCGGGATCAAGGGCCTGGCCACCGACTCCCCGCTGGTCGGGGAGGAGTGGATGTCGGGGCCCTACGCCACGCTGAACGGGCTGGCCGCGCTCATCGATTCGTTGCGTGCCCTGCAAGCCGGGCGGAGCCCGGTGGAGGGGCACCGCTTCGGCACCGCCCCGGGCGGCCGGGTCACCGTGCGGGTGCTGCCCCACGACCCGGTGGACCGGGTGGTGCTCGGCGGCTACACGGCGGACGTCTGGATGCCGCCCGGCGTGACCGAGCAGGACGTGCGTGACCGGGCGGGGCGGGCGCAGCGCGAGACCGGCCGGACCGGAGGGGTCGGCGCGGTGCTCGGGGCGGGCAACATCAGCTCGATCCCGGTGCTCGACGCACTGCACGAACTGTTCACCGCCAACCGTGTGGTGCTGGTGAAGCTGAATCCGGTCACCGACCCGCTGCTGGGGGTGTTCCAGGCGATCTTCCGGCCGCTCACCGAACTCGGCGTGATGCGGATCGTCACCGGCGACGCCGAGGTGGGCGACTACCTGGTGAAGCACCCCCTGGTCGGGCACGTCCACATCACCGGCAGCCGGCACACGCACGACGCGATCGTGTTCGGGCCGGGGCCGGAGGGGGCCGCCCGCCGGCAGGCCGGCACCCCGCTGCTGGAGAAACCGATCACCAGCGAACTCGGCGGGGTGTCGCCGGCGATCGTGCTGCCCGGCCGCTGGTCGCGGGCCGATCTGCGGTACCAGGCGGAGAACCTGGCGGGGCAGAAACTGCACAACAACGGCTACAACTGCGTGGCCGCCCAGGTCGTGGTGATCAGCTCGGACTGGGCGCAGAAGAACCAGTTCCTGGCCGAGCTGCGCCGGGCCCTGGCCGCGGCCCCGGAGCGCGTCGCCTACTACCCCGGCAGCGACCGGCGGATGGAGGCGTTCCGCACGGCCGGGCCGGAGACCGGGACCCAGGTCGAGACGCTCGCCGGTGGCCGCGTGCTGCTCGGCCCGATGGACGCCTCGGGTGATCCGGCAGATCTTGAAGATCTTTTCACCACAGAGGTTTTCGGCCCCGGACTGACCGTGGTGACGCTGCCCGGCCTGGGACGCGACTTCCTCACCGCGGCCGTCACCCTGGCCAACGACTCACTGAGCGGCACGCTGGGGGCCTGCCTGATCGTGCACCCGGCCAGTCGGCGGGAGCTGGGGGCGGACTTCGACACCGAGGTGGCCCGGCTGCGGTACGGGTGCATCGGGATCAATGTCTGGATCGGGGTGGCCTTCCAGCTGCCGAACGTGCCCTGGGGGGCCTTTCCGGGCAACGAATTGGCCGACGTCGGAAGCGGAATCGGAACGGTGCACAACGCGCTGCTCCTGGAGCAGCCGGAACGAACCGTCATCCGTGGGCCGTTCCGCCCGGCGCCTCGGTCGTTGCTGAGCGGTGAACTCGCCCTGACCCCGCCCCGGCCGCCGTGGTTCGTGGGTAATCGCACCGCACACACCACCGGCGCTGCACTCACGGCCTTCGCCGCCCGCCCGGGCTGGGACCGGTTGCCGAGGATTCTCTTCTCCGCACTTCGGGGCTGA
- a CDS encoding App1 family protein, giving the protein MTAPTPTGLHRGARIEDAVMKRIAAVLNRFGWRPLAVPYTGYGSAPAEGEGWARVLMRVKLAPPRAGLPPSGAEEEDEGGRWWRKFFTVGMAGIPLTVQVGSRLHEVSSGRGGYVDTVLESDLAPGWHELPVRLTGRATATGQIRVVGPDERFGLVSDIDDTVMVTALPRPLLAFWNTFVVKETSRRPVPGMATLYGRLREKEPDALVVYLSTGAWNVARAISRFLDRHDYPHGPLLMTDWGPTDDGWFRSGRQHKHRELRRLVSEFPQLRWVLVGDDGQHDPQLYEELADEVPAALRMVLIRQLSPVEQVLTHGSPVPPENQALLAPSPVPWLHGPDGAALAAQLDPDSTVAEP; this is encoded by the coding sequence ATGACTGCACCGACGCCGACCGGGCTGCATCGAGGTGCCCGCATCGAAGACGCGGTGATGAAACGCATCGCCGCCGTGCTGAACCGCTTCGGCTGGCGGCCGCTCGCGGTTCCCTACACCGGTTATGGATCGGCCCCCGCCGAGGGCGAGGGCTGGGCCCGGGTGCTGATGCGGGTGAAGCTGGCCCCGCCGCGGGCCGGCCTGCCGCCCAGCGGCGCCGAGGAGGAGGACGAGGGCGGGCGCTGGTGGCGCAAGTTCTTCACCGTCGGAATGGCCGGGATTCCGCTGACCGTGCAGGTGGGCAGCCGGCTGCACGAGGTCAGCAGCGGGCGCGGCGGTTACGTCGACACGGTGCTGGAGAGCGACCTGGCACCCGGCTGGCACGAGCTCCCGGTGCGGCTGACCGGCCGGGCGACGGCGACCGGGCAGATCCGGGTGGTCGGCCCGGACGAGCGGTTCGGGCTGGTCAGCGACATCGACGACACGGTGATGGTCACCGCCCTCCCCCGGCCGCTGCTGGCCTTCTGGAACACCTTCGTGGTGAAGGAGACCAGCCGCCGGCCGGTGCCGGGCATGGCGACGCTGTACGGCCGCCTGCGCGAGAAGGAACCGGACGCGCTGGTCGTGTACCTGTCCACCGGCGCCTGGAACGTGGCCCGGGCGATCTCCCGCTTCCTCGACCGCCACGACTACCCGCACGGCCCACTGCTGATGACCGACTGGGGGCCGACGGACGACGGCTGGTTCCGGTCCGGCCGCCAGCACAAGCACCGCGAACTACGGCGCCTGGTCAGCGAGTTTCCGCAGCTGCGCTGGGTTCTCGTCGGTGACGACGGTCAGCACGACCCGCAGCTGTACGAGGAACTGGCCGACGAGGTTCCGGCCGCCCTGCGAATGGTGCTGATCCGGCAGCTCTCCCCGGTGGAACAGGTGCTGACACACGGTTCGCCGGTGCCGCCGGAGAACCAGGCCCTGCTGGCTCCGAGCCCCGTGCCGTGGCTGCACGGCCCGGACGGCGCGGCGCTGGCGGCCCAGCTCGATCCCGATTCCACGGTCGCGGAGCCGTAG